One window of the Rhodococcus sovatensis genome contains the following:
- a CDS encoding KPN_02809 family neutral zinc metallopeptidase: MTFREGARMQPGRVSVGGSGRGGKGGKIALGGGAGGLVILVLALLFGGDPGSILGQLSGSTDNSGQYDSGSGTLENCETGAQANAQVDCRVNFTVGSLDTVWESELGPQTGVAYVQPEVELFSGSISTGCGNATSAVGPFYCPADSTAYFDTSFFQVLVDRFGSSGGPLAQEYVVAHEVGHHIQNQLGDIGRAQADPQGAESGAVRVELQADCYAGIWAHHAAVIPDPNTGEPFLEPLTDSDIRDALSAASSVGDDRIQEASSGRVNPEGWTHGSSDQRQVWFLTGYRTGQVSACDTFSARNLDSPPALPR, encoded by the coding sequence ATGACGTTCAGAGAAGGCGCTCGGATGCAGCCCGGCAGAGTCTCGGTCGGGGGAAGCGGCAGGGGCGGCAAAGGCGGCAAAATCGCGCTGGGCGGCGGCGCCGGTGGACTCGTCATTCTGGTCCTGGCCCTGCTGTTCGGTGGTGACCCCGGTTCCATCCTCGGACAACTGAGCGGTAGCACCGACAACAGCGGCCAGTACGACTCAGGGAGCGGCACCCTGGAGAACTGCGAGACGGGCGCGCAGGCCAACGCCCAGGTCGACTGCCGCGTCAACTTCACCGTCGGCAGCCTCGACACCGTCTGGGAGTCCGAACTCGGACCGCAGACAGGCGTCGCCTACGTTCAGCCGGAGGTCGAACTGTTCAGCGGATCGATCAGCACCGGCTGCGGGAACGCCACCAGCGCCGTAGGTCCCTTCTACTGTCCCGCGGATTCCACCGCCTACTTCGACACGAGCTTCTTCCAGGTTCTCGTCGACCGATTCGGCTCGAGCGGCGGTCCGCTCGCACAGGAGTACGTCGTCGCACACGAAGTGGGCCATCACATCCAGAATCAGCTCGGTGACATCGGACGCGCGCAGGCCGACCCACAGGGCGCCGAATCGGGAGCTGTACGCGTCGAATTGCAGGCCGATTGCTATGCAGGCATCTGGGCGCATCACGCCGCGGTGATACCGGACCCGAATACGGGCGAGCCGTTTCTCGAACCCCTCACCGACTCCGATATCCGTGACGCGCTCTCTGCCGCGTCCTCGGTTGGTGACGACCGGATTCAGGAGGCGTCGAGTGGGAGAGTCAATCCCGAAGGATGGACCCATGGGTCTTCGGATCAGCGTCAGGTGTGGTTCCTCACCGGCTACAGAACCGGCCAGGTGTCGGCGTGCGACACGTTCTCGGCCCGGAATCTCGACAGCCCGCCTGCCCTCCCCCGGTAG
- a CDS encoding Rv2578c family radical SAM protein encodes MRWSGQTLDAADEGALPGLERSGLVRSVQTPEFEGITFHEVLCKSALNKISSDTSLPFSWTINPARGCSHACRYCFARPTHEYLDLDSGKDFDSQIVVKTNIAAVLRKELARRSWKREPVALGTNTDPYQRAEGRYRLMPGIIRALAESGTPFSILTKGTLLRRDLPLLALAARQVDVHISISLAIHDADLQKQLEPGTPSPRARLDLIRAVREAGLPCGVLVAPVIPFLTDGARQLDGLLEALADAGATSVTAMPMHLRSSTKDWFMSWLAENHPALMRRYRQLYGQGAYVTPEYTTWLRGRIDPLLERHGFGVDDLRSMPENVPAEPEVAERARDPALTLF; translated from the coding sequence ATGCGATGGTCCGGTCAGACACTCGACGCCGCGGACGAGGGCGCGCTGCCCGGCCTGGAGCGTTCGGGTCTGGTTCGCAGCGTACAAACGCCGGAATTCGAGGGCATCACTTTCCACGAAGTGCTGTGCAAGAGTGCCCTCAACAAGATTTCGAGCGACACGTCGCTTCCGTTCAGTTGGACCATCAATCCTGCTCGAGGGTGTTCACACGCGTGTCGGTATTGCTTCGCGCGCCCGACCCACGAGTACCTGGATCTGGACTCCGGCAAGGACTTCGACTCTCAGATCGTCGTGAAGACGAATATCGCGGCGGTTCTTCGCAAAGAACTGGCCCGCAGATCCTGGAAACGCGAACCTGTCGCTCTCGGCACCAACACAGATCCCTACCAGCGGGCGGAAGGGCGATATCGACTGATGCCCGGCATCATTCGAGCATTGGCCGAATCGGGTACCCCGTTCTCGATACTGACCAAGGGAACATTGCTGCGGCGTGACTTGCCCCTGTTGGCGCTCGCCGCCAGGCAAGTAGACGTGCACATCAGCATCAGCCTTGCCATCCACGATGCCGACCTGCAGAAGCAACTCGAGCCCGGCACGCCTAGTCCGCGTGCGCGGCTCGACCTCATTCGTGCCGTACGCGAGGCGGGTTTGCCGTGCGGGGTTCTTGTAGCGCCGGTCATCCCGTTCCTCACCGACGGCGCGCGGCAGTTGGACGGCCTTCTCGAGGCTCTCGCGGATGCGGGCGCCACCTCCGTGACCGCGATGCCTATGCATCTTCGTTCTTCGACGAAGGACTGGTTCATGTCATGGCTGGCGGAGAACCATCCAGCACTCATGCGTCGCTATCGCCAGCTGTACGGCCAGGGTGCCTACGTCACTCCCGAGTACACAACGTGGCTGAGAGGGAGAATCGATCCGTTGTTGGAGCGGCACGGCTTCGGCGTCGACGATCTCAGGTCGATGCCGGAGAACGTGCCTGCCGAGCCGGAAGTGGCCGAGCGGGCCCGTGATCCTGCTTTGACGCTGTTCTGA
- a CDS encoding DUF3237 family protein translates to MTAPIAPTLEPILRLGLTLGVPIDVGTVPAGERVVTPILGGAAPGPDIEGTLAGSSSIVGITRPDGCTEFTTELTLELADGGYLSLTYRGLQFGPADVIESLSGTEDVDPATYYFRGTLDISTSAPQFTYLNRALVVTSGSRSAQAVVIDAFLVT, encoded by the coding sequence GTGACTGCCCCCATCGCGCCCACCCTCGAACCGATACTGCGACTCGGACTCACCCTCGGCGTTCCGATCGACGTCGGAACCGTTCCTGCGGGCGAGCGCGTGGTGACACCGATTCTCGGCGGCGCAGCACCGGGCCCCGACATCGAGGGAACACTGGCCGGATCGTCGTCCATAGTAGGGATCACGCGGCCCGACGGCTGCACCGAGTTCACCACCGAGCTGACGCTGGAACTCGCTGACGGGGGTTATCTCTCGCTGACGTACAGAGGTTTGCAGTTCGGGCCGGCCGACGTCATCGAGTCTCTGAGCGGAACCGAGGACGTCGACCCTGCCACCTACTACTTTCGTGGCACCCTTGACATCTCGACGTCGGCTCCCCAGTTCACGTATCTCAACCGCGCACTCGTGGTGACTTCGGGATCCAGATCCGCCCAGGCCGTCGTGATCGACGCATTTCTGGTGACGTGA
- the hisS gene encoding histidine--tRNA ligase, whose product MSKLSTFSAPKGIPDYFPPNSAEFVAVREGLLAAARNAGYGHIELPIFEDTGLFARGVGESTDVVSKEMYTFADRGDRSVTLRPEGTAGVMRAVIEHGLDRGALPVKLAYAGPFFRYERPQAGRYRQLQQVGVEAIGVDDPAIDAEVVAIADAGFRSLGLSDFRLEITSLGDDTCRPQYRELLQQFLFALPLDPETRKRAEINPLRVLDDKRPEVREMTADAPLMLDHLSETAKAHFDEVIGHLDALGVPYVVNPRMVRGLDYYTKTTFEFVHDGLGAQSGIGGGGRYDGLMAQLGGQELSGIGFGLGVDRTMLALAAEGKSAGTSARCAVFGVPLGSDAKARVVAIAGALRAKGISVDMAYGNRGVKGAMKAADRSGARFALVLGDKEIADEVVVVKDLSTGEQREVPLAEVVSHLEVNLAG is encoded by the coding sequence GTGAGCAAGCTGAGTACATTTTCTGCGCCCAAGGGTATTCCCGATTACTTTCCGCCGAACTCGGCAGAGTTCGTCGCCGTCCGCGAGGGACTGCTGGCCGCTGCCCGCAATGCGGGATACGGCCACATCGAACTTCCGATCTTCGAGGACACCGGGCTGTTCGCTCGCGGTGTGGGCGAGTCGACCGATGTGGTCAGCAAGGAGATGTACACCTTCGCCGATCGTGGCGACCGGTCGGTCACACTTCGCCCCGAGGGCACTGCAGGCGTCATGCGCGCGGTGATCGAGCATGGACTGGACCGTGGGGCGCTCCCGGTCAAACTTGCGTATGCGGGTCCGTTCTTTCGCTACGAACGGCCACAAGCGGGGCGCTACCGTCAACTTCAGCAAGTGGGTGTCGAGGCGATCGGTGTCGATGATCCCGCGATCGACGCGGAAGTGGTGGCCATCGCAGACGCAGGTTTCCGCAGTCTCGGGCTGAGCGATTTCCGGCTCGAGATCACCTCGCTCGGTGACGACACTTGCCGTCCGCAGTACCGTGAACTCCTCCAGCAATTCCTGTTCGCCCTGCCGCTGGATCCAGAGACACGTAAGCGCGCCGAGATCAACCCGCTGCGCGTGCTCGACGACAAGCGTCCCGAGGTTCGCGAGATGACGGCGGATGCGCCACTCATGTTGGACCACCTGTCGGAGACGGCGAAAGCACACTTCGACGAGGTGATCGGTCACCTCGATGCGCTGGGAGTTCCGTACGTCGTGAATCCGCGGATGGTGCGCGGCCTCGACTACTACACCAAGACGACGTTCGAGTTCGTGCACGACGGTCTCGGCGCTCAGTCCGGCATCGGTGGCGGAGGGCGGTACGACGGGTTGATGGCCCAGTTGGGTGGCCAAGAGCTGTCCGGCATCGGCTTCGGGCTCGGTGTGGACCGCACGATGCTTGCCCTGGCAGCAGAAGGCAAGTCCGCGGGCACGAGCGCCCGGTGCGCCGTGTTCGGGGTGCCGTTGGGAAGCGATGCGAAGGCGCGGGTCGTCGCGATCGCGGGTGCGCTACGGGCAAAGGGAATCAGTGTCGACATGGCGTACGGGAACCGCGGCGTCAAGGGCGCGATGAAAGCCGCGGACCGTTCCGGCGCTCGATTCGCACTAGTGCTCGGAGACAAGGAAATTGCCGACGAGGTGGTTGTCGTCAAAGATTTGTCGACGGGGGAGCAGCGTGAGGTCCCGCTGGCGGAGGTCGTGTCGCACCTGGAGGTGAACCTTGCCGGCTGA
- a CDS encoding MBL fold metallo-hydrolase yields the protein MLVTGFPAGMFQTNCYVLAHDGADECVVVDPGQDATEPLFRFLNESGVTPVAVLLTHGHLDHTWSVEPVCEKFGIPAYIHAEDRYMLSDPIRGTGPALAALLGDTEFAEPDEVAELVDGFSLDLAGITFGVVHTPGHTQGSVVFTVDVDTPDGTLAVALTGDTLFAGSIGRSDLPGGNHDQLLRSIAGSLLPLADDTVILPGHGGQSTIGQERASNPFLVGLSGTEQGKL from the coding sequence GTGCTCGTCACCGGATTCCCGGCGGGAATGTTCCAGACCAACTGCTACGTGCTTGCTCACGATGGCGCGGACGAGTGTGTGGTGGTCGATCCAGGGCAGGACGCGACCGAGCCGCTCTTTCGGTTCTTGAACGAGTCCGGTGTCACACCGGTCGCGGTTCTCCTCACCCACGGGCACCTGGACCACACATGGTCGGTGGAACCGGTATGCGAGAAGTTCGGTATCCCCGCATACATCCATGCCGAAGACCGATACATGTTGTCGGACCCGATTCGAGGCACCGGCCCGGCGTTGGCAGCACTGTTGGGCGACACCGAGTTCGCCGAGCCGGACGAGGTCGCGGAGTTGGTCGACGGTTTTTCGCTCGACCTCGCCGGCATCACGTTCGGCGTCGTACATACACCCGGCCACACGCAGGGTTCGGTGGTGTTCACCGTCGATGTCGACACTCCGGACGGGACACTGGCAGTGGCGTTGACCGGGGACACCTTGTTCGCGGGCTCGATCGGACGTAGCGACCTTCCAGGTGGGAACCACGATCAGTTGCTGCGTTCCATTGCGGGTTCGCTGTTGCCGCTCGCCGACGACACGGTGATCCTGCCCGGCCACGGCGGCCAGAGCACCATTGGTCAGGAACGTGCGTCGAATCCCTTTCTCGTTGGACTCTCGGGTACCGAACAGGGAAAACTGTGA
- a CDS encoding peptidylprolyl isomerase, whose amino-acid sequence MPSNEQRREAAKRKLERQLERRAERAKKRKQLTIAGSVLGLVVVVGAVAVVFALTRGSDEPETTASETPSGDTLIADGRAEPLPETVDCAYPASAQPASKENTPPRTDGIPTSEEALSYSMATSQGNIGLTLNNPQSPCTVNSFVSLANQGYFDGTSCHRMTTGAGLQVLQCGDPAGTGMGGPGYQFADEFPADQYAEGDPAAGEPISYPRGTIAMANAGPGTNGSQFFLVYGDSTLPPAYTVFGTIDETGLETLDKVAAGGVEGGASDGKPALPVDITSMVSDF is encoded by the coding sequence TTGCCCAGCAACGAGCAGCGGCGCGAAGCGGCGAAGCGAAAACTCGAGCGACAACTCGAACGTCGAGCCGAGCGAGCGAAGAAGCGCAAACAGCTGACCATCGCCGGATCAGTGCTGGGACTCGTCGTCGTAGTGGGCGCCGTTGCAGTGGTCTTCGCCCTCACTCGCGGCAGTGACGAACCGGAGACGACGGCATCCGAGACGCCGAGCGGTGACACTCTGATCGCAGACGGTCGCGCCGAGCCACTTCCGGAGACTGTCGACTGCGCGTACCCGGCGTCCGCTCAGCCTGCTTCGAAGGAGAACACCCCACCGCGCACCGACGGGATCCCGACGAGCGAGGAGGCCTTGAGCTACAGCATGGCGACGTCACAGGGCAACATCGGCCTCACGCTGAACAACCCGCAATCTCCGTGCACCGTGAACAGCTTCGTATCGCTGGCCAATCAGGGCTACTTCGACGGCACGAGCTGTCATCGAATGACAACGGGCGCCGGGTTGCAGGTTCTCCAATGCGGCGATCCTGCAGGAACGGGCATGGGCGGTCCTGGCTACCAGTTCGCCGACGAGTTCCCGGCCGATCAGTACGCCGAGGGCGACCCTGCGGCCGGTGAGCCGATCTCCTACCCCCGCGGCACCATTGCGATGGCCAACGCAGGACCTGGGACGAACGGTAGTCAGTTCTTCCTGGTCTACGGCGACTCCACTCTCCCCCCGGCGTACACAGTGTTCGGCACTATCGACGAGACCGGTCTCGAAACCTTGGACAAGGTTGCCGCAGGCGGCGTCGAAGGCGGCGCATCGGACGGCAAGCCCGCCCTCCCGGTGGACATCACCAGCATGGTGAGCGACTTCTGA
- a CDS encoding peptidylprolyl isomerase, whose product MMRTTTLLAATGVAVFLLAGCSSNASDTATTSTTQSTTSAAPTTTAPPLDMSQFGVLPPVSEPEASSTTCEYPEATPAIRDNTAPATDGVSTVGTVDVAITTSQGPIGLTLDRAEAPCTVNSFTSLASQGYFDETICHRLTTTEGLEVLQCGDPSGQGNRGPGYEFANEYPTTAYPVGDPAASEPVVYPRGTVAMANAGPDTNGSQFFLVYEDSVLPPQYTVFGTIDEEGLATLDAVAAAGVSTPGNDGPPNAEVTLQSVTT is encoded by the coding sequence CTGATGCGGACTACAACGCTTCTCGCAGCGACAGGAGTCGCAGTCTTCCTCCTCGCCGGCTGTTCTTCGAACGCGTCGGACACCGCGACGACAAGTACTACACAGTCCACGACCAGCGCGGCGCCGACCACGACTGCGCCACCACTCGATATGAGTCAGTTCGGTGTCCTCCCTCCGGTTTCTGAACCCGAGGCCTCGTCCACCACGTGCGAGTACCCGGAGGCCACGCCTGCGATCAGGGACAACACAGCACCTGCAACCGACGGCGTGTCGACGGTCGGAACGGTCGACGTGGCAATCACGACCAGCCAGGGTCCGATCGGCCTGACGCTCGATCGCGCCGAGGCCCCGTGCACGGTCAACAGTTTCACCTCGCTCGCGTCGCAGGGATACTTCGACGAAACGATTTGCCACCGTCTGACCACCACCGAGGGACTCGAAGTACTCCAGTGCGGCGATCCGTCCGGCCAAGGCAACCGCGGTCCGGGATACGAATTCGCGAACGAGTACCCGACCACCGCATACCCCGTCGGCGATCCTGCGGCATCCGAACCGGTCGTCTACCCGCGCGGCACCGTCGCGATGGCCAACGCCGGCCCGGACACGAACGGCAGCCAGTTCTTCCTGGTCTACGAGGACTCGGTGCTCCCACCGCAGTACACGGTGTTCGGCACGATCGACGAGGAAGGCCTGGCGACACTCGACGCCGTAGCCGCGGCCGGCGTATCGACACCGGGCAACGATGGACCGCCGAACGCAGAGGTCACACTTCAGAGCGTGACGACGTAG
- a CDS encoding RelA/SpoT family protein, producing the protein MSAVPTSASRRVRARLARRITAGRNAAVKPVLEPLVSLHRELYPKADLALLQRAYDVADERHATQMRKSGDPYITHPLAVASILAELGMDTTTLVAALLHDTVEDTGYSLTQLTEEFGEEVAHLVDGVTKLDKVVLGTAAEGETIRKMIIAMARDPRVLVIKVADRLHNMRTMRFLPPEKQARKAKETLEVIAPLAHRLGMATVKWELEDLAFAILHPKKYDEIVRLVADRAPSRDTYLEKVRAEINASLSASRISAVVEGRPKHYWSIYQKMIVKGRDFDDIHDLVGVRILCDEIRDCYAAVGVVHSLWQPMAGRFKDYIAQPRYGVYQSLHTTVVGPEGKPLEVQIRTRDMHRTAEFGIAAHWRYKETRGKHGSDNAEVDDMAWMRQLLDWQREAADPGEFLESLRYDLAVKEIFVFTPKGDVVTLPAGSCPVDFAYAVHTEVGHRCIGARVNGRLVALERTLDNGEVVEVFTSKAVTAGPSRDWQGFVASPRAKTKIRQWFAKERREEALEAGKDAIAKEVRRGGLPLQRLMNAESMSTIAHELRYVDVSALYTAVGESHVSAQHVVQRLVAHLGGVGDVEEELAERSTPSTIPMRPRQVGDAGVLVSGMEGVVAKLAKCCTPVPGDEILGFVTRGGSVSVHRTDCTNAKSLGEQSERFVDVEWAPSASSVFLVAIQIEALDRHRLLSDVTKALADEKVNILSASVATSGDRVAISKFTFEMGDPKHLGHVLNVVRNVEGVYDVYRLTSAA; encoded by the coding sequence ATGTCCGCGGTTCCGACCTCCGCGTCACGTCGAGTTCGAGCACGTCTGGCTCGGCGAATCACCGCCGGCCGCAACGCCGCGGTCAAACCGGTGCTGGAACCATTGGTCAGCCTGCATCGCGAGTTGTACCCCAAAGCGGATCTGGCTCTGTTGCAACGCGCGTACGACGTCGCGGACGAGCGGCACGCCACTCAGATGCGGAAGTCGGGCGATCCGTACATCACGCATCCACTTGCGGTGGCCAGTATCCTCGCCGAGCTCGGCATGGACACCACGACGCTCGTCGCCGCCTTGCTGCACGACACCGTCGAGGACACCGGATACTCGCTGACTCAGCTCACCGAGGAGTTCGGCGAAGAGGTCGCCCACCTGGTCGACGGCGTGACCAAGCTCGACAAAGTCGTGCTCGGGACTGCTGCCGAGGGCGAGACCATTCGCAAGATGATCATCGCGATGGCCAGGGATCCGCGGGTCCTGGTCATCAAGGTCGCCGATCGTCTGCACAACATGCGCACGATGCGGTTCCTGCCGCCGGAGAAACAGGCGCGTAAAGCGAAGGAAACCCTCGAAGTCATCGCTCCGCTTGCGCATCGCCTCGGTATGGCGACGGTCAAGTGGGAGCTCGAGGACCTCGCGTTCGCGATCCTGCACCCCAAGAAGTACGACGAGATCGTTCGCTTGGTCGCAGACCGTGCACCCTCCCGCGACACCTACTTGGAGAAGGTCAGGGCAGAGATCAACGCATCTCTGTCGGCGTCGCGGATCAGTGCTGTCGTGGAGGGTAGGCCGAAGCACTATTGGTCGATCTATCAGAAGATGATCGTCAAGGGCCGCGATTTCGACGACATTCACGATCTCGTCGGAGTTCGAATTCTGTGCGACGAGATACGTGACTGCTACGCGGCAGTCGGCGTCGTGCACTCGTTGTGGCAGCCGATGGCGGGTCGATTCAAGGACTACATCGCCCAACCGCGGTACGGGGTCTACCAGTCGTTGCACACCACCGTCGTCGGCCCGGAAGGCAAGCCTCTCGAGGTTCAGATTCGGACGAGGGACATGCACCGAACTGCGGAGTTCGGAATCGCAGCGCACTGGCGATACAAAGAAACCCGCGGCAAGCACGGCAGTGACAACGCCGAAGTCGACGATATGGCGTGGATGCGTCAGCTACTCGACTGGCAGCGTGAGGCTGCAGATCCGGGTGAATTCCTCGAGTCGTTGCGCTACGACCTCGCGGTGAAGGAGATCTTCGTCTTCACCCCGAAGGGTGACGTGGTGACGCTGCCTGCAGGTTCGTGTCCCGTCGACTTCGCCTATGCCGTCCACACCGAGGTCGGGCACCGGTGTATCGGTGCCCGGGTCAACGGCAGACTCGTTGCGCTGGAACGGACTCTCGACAACGGCGAAGTGGTCGAGGTATTCACCTCCAAAGCTGTCACTGCTGGTCCGAGCCGTGATTGGCAGGGATTTGTCGCCTCTCCGCGGGCGAAGACGAAGATCCGTCAGTGGTTTGCCAAAGAGCGGCGTGAAGAGGCGCTCGAAGCAGGCAAGGACGCCATCGCGAAAGAGGTACGCCGCGGCGGGCTCCCATTGCAACGGCTCATGAACGCCGAGTCGATGTCCACCATTGCCCACGAGCTGCGCTACGTAGACGTGTCGGCGCTGTATACCGCGGTAGGCGAAAGTCATGTATCGGCGCAGCACGTCGTGCAGCGGTTGGTTGCCCACCTGGGCGGGGTCGGAGACGTCGAAGAAGAACTGGCGGAGCGGTCGACTCCGTCGACGATCCCGATGCGTCCTCGCCAGGTCGGCGATGCGGGCGTCCTTGTCTCGGGGATGGAGGGCGTTGTCGCGAAGCTCGCGAAGTGCTGCACGCCGGTGCCAGGGGACGAGATACTCGGCTTCGTCACTCGCGGGGGATCGGTCAGCGTGCACCGGACGGACTGCACCAACGCCAAGTCGCTCGGCGAGCAGTCCGAACGGTTCGTCGACGTCGAGTGGGCGCCGTCGGCATCGTCGGTGTTCTTGGTTGCGATTCAGATCGAGGCCCTCGATCGGCACCGGTTGTTGTCCGATGTCACCAAGGCGTTGGCTGACGAGAAGGTCAACATTTTGTCGGCCTCGGTCGCGACGTCGGGTGACCGAGTGGCGATCAGCAAGTTCACGTTCGAGATGGGCGACCCCAAGCATCTGGGCCACGTTCTCAACGTCGTCCGCAACGTCGAGGGCGTCTACGACGTGTATCGACTCACCTCTGCTGCGTAG
- a CDS encoding adenine phosphoribosyltransferase: MEHGSVDTSPVSTQPFSPESGLVAAATDNIDRLVRWADDFPVDGVRFADLTPVFADSDGLSSVVAALATAGSGADLVAGIDARGFLLGAGVALTLGTGVLAVRKAGKLPPPVVSQSYQLEYGSAELQIPEAVDVSGRKVLVIDDVLATGGTVAATVELLRTRGADIVGAAVALEISALGGRGKCVGYPLVCLRQV, translated from the coding sequence ATGGAACATGGATCGGTGGATACTTCACCGGTGAGCACCCAACCCTTCTCGCCCGAATCAGGTCTCGTCGCAGCCGCCACCGACAACATCGATCGGCTCGTTCGGTGGGCAGACGACTTTCCTGTCGATGGCGTTCGATTCGCAGATCTGACGCCGGTGTTCGCCGATTCGGACGGGCTGTCCTCGGTTGTGGCCGCGTTGGCGACCGCCGGATCGGGAGCCGATCTCGTGGCAGGTATCGATGCGCGCGGGTTTCTGTTGGGCGCAGGCGTCGCGCTCACGCTCGGCACCGGGGTCCTCGCAGTGCGCAAGGCCGGAAAATTGCCACCGCCCGTGGTCTCGCAGAGTTATCAACTCGAGTACGGCTCCGCTGAGTTGCAGATCCCGGAGGCCGTCGACGTGTCCGGCCGGAAGGTGTTGGTCATCGACGATGTACTGGCCACAGGCGGCACTGTCGCAGCCACCGTCGAACTACTCCGCACTCGCGGAGCGGACATAGTGGGAGCTGCGGTTGCCCTCGAGATATCGGCACTCGGCGGCCGGGGCAAGTGCGTGGGCTACCCGCTCGTCTGCCTCCGCCAGGTATGA
- a CDS encoding ABC transporter substrate-binding protein produces MNVPVVRSRATAAAVAAGVAAGALVGCSSTDDQVPSIGYAIDNALTTYNAQTVDGAASGARQAFPRVQTGFSYLGPEGEALSDNDIGGVAVVPADVLTVSYTIAPQATYSDGVPMTCDDLVLTWAANSGRFVAGENDLPLFDSASSAGYSDIDRVDCVSGSKEATVVFRAGRSYEGWRSLFGATELLPAHVVARVADVPNVVDPIQTGDLAAVGRIADFWNVGWTLTPGQVDTTLLPSNGPYKVDSYGEDGGLVLVANDKWWGVPPETERIVVYPKGTDVQAQVDAGDLEVIDHGAGGTMPSDGFERTDYPSHGVEQLTLATSGMLAPAAARRALALCVPRAQLFEEVGHPGFDEPAGIGSGLVDSRLVQSNTLLYGPVAATADGRYREPDTGASTAELNGANLDGITVRIGYLAPDPRRSEIVADIAAACAPSGVVVEDASSPEFGPGALRAGAVDAVLGSTASATGPAGAVSDEAARYSLRSGVGSNIGGYVNGRVDAIIDRLAVETDDASALSLATEGERILWNDMPSLPLFNQPRSLAAAEGMSNVVANPTIAGVGWNMDRWILHR; encoded by the coding sequence ATGAACGTTCCAGTCGTGAGGTCGCGGGCGACGGCAGCTGCGGTGGCTGCCGGCGTCGCTGCCGGCGCCCTCGTGGGGTGCTCGTCGACGGATGACCAGGTGCCGTCCATCGGTTACGCCATCGACAACGCGCTGACCACCTACAACGCGCAGACCGTCGACGGCGCGGCATCGGGTGCCAGACAAGCCTTTCCTCGGGTCCAAACAGGCTTCAGCTACCTGGGGCCAGAAGGGGAAGCGCTCTCCGACAACGACATCGGTGGGGTTGCAGTCGTACCGGCAGACGTTCTGACGGTCAGCTACACAATCGCCCCGCAGGCTACCTATTCCGACGGCGTTCCGATGACATGCGATGACCTCGTCCTTACCTGGGCAGCGAACAGTGGCCGATTCGTCGCGGGCGAGAACGACCTTCCGCTGTTCGATTCGGCATCGAGCGCCGGGTACTCCGACATCGACCGCGTCGACTGCGTATCCGGAAGCAAGGAAGCCACGGTCGTCTTCCGTGCGGGCCGCAGCTACGAAGGGTGGCGAAGTCTGTTCGGTGCCACCGAACTGCTCCCCGCGCACGTAGTTGCCAGGGTCGCCGATGTCCCCAACGTCGTCGATCCGATTCAGACGGGAGACCTTGCCGCTGTCGGTCGTATCGCGGATTTCTGGAACGTCGGCTGGACTTTGACACCCGGGCAGGTGGATACGACGCTGCTGCCGTCGAATGGGCCGTACAAAGTCGATTCCTACGGCGAGGACGGCGGCCTCGTTCTCGTAGCGAACGACAAATGGTGGGGCGTTCCACCCGAGACCGAGCGGATTGTCGTGTATCCCAAGGGCACCGATGTGCAGGCGCAGGTGGACGCAGGTGACCTCGAAGTCATCGACCACGGCGCCGGCGGAACGATGCCTTCCGATGGATTCGAGCGCACCGACTACCCGTCGCACGGCGTCGAACAGTTGACTCTCGCCACCAGCGGCATGTTGGCGCCAGCTGCGGCACGACGAGCCCTCGCGCTCTGCGTACCGAGGGCGCAGCTGTTCGAAGAAGTCGGTCATCCCGGCTTCGACGAGCCCGCCGGAATCGGCTCCGGTCTCGTCGATTCCAGACTGGTTCAATCGAACACGTTGCTGTACGGACCGGTTGCAGCCACAGCCGACGGCCGGTATCGCGAACCTGACACTGGTGCATCCACTGCGGAATTGAACGGCGCGAACCTCGATGGAATCACCGTCCGGATCGGCTACCTAGCCCCCGACCCGAGACGGTCGGAGATCGTCGCCGATATTGCTGCGGCGTGTGCCCCCTCCGGTGTCGTCGTCGAAGATGCCAGTTCGCCCGAGTTCGGCCCAGGCGCACTGCGCGCTGGCGCCGTCGACGCGGTACTCGGCTCGACTGCCTCGGCCACTGGGCCTGCCGGAGCGGTGTCGGACGAAGCCGCGCGCTACAGCCTGCGCAGCGGCGTCGGCAGCAATATCGGGGGATACGTCAACGGCCGGGTCGATGCCATCATCGACCGACTTGCCGTCGAGACCGATGACGCCTCTGCGCTGTCCCTTGCCACTGAGGGCGAGCGGATCTTGTGGAACGACATGCCGTCGTTGCCGTTGTTCAACCAACCGCGCAGTCTGGCCGCGGCAGAGGGAATGAGCAACGTCGTCGCGAATCCGACGATCGCCGGTGTGGGATGGAACATGGATCGGTGGATACTTCACCGGTGA